One stretch of Arachis hypogaea cultivar Tifrunner chromosome 20, arahy.Tifrunner.gnm2.J5K5, whole genome shotgun sequence DNA includes these proteins:
- the LOC112783270 gene encoding uncharacterized protein: MEASAAIRSLNYPIGSMAPMRCSLEKPAIVPSHNIRWNSKSRLFVQRLVNGVKYINYHSKGNKTLVLCAKTADTINTTKSEASSDTTSQDSLEKKPLQNATFPNGFEALVLEVCDETEIAELKVKVGEFEMHLKRNIGATKAPLSNISPTTPPPIPSEPMVELAAGTPPPSPPKSSPEKTNPFVNVSLEKSSKLAALEASGNNTYVLVSSPTVGLFRRGRTVKGKKQPPICKEGDFIKEGQVIGYLDQFGTGLPVKSDVAGEVLKLLVEDGEPVGYGDPLIAVLPSFHDIK; this comes from the exons ATGGAGGCTTCCGCAGCTATTCGATCCTTGAACt ATCCCATAGGCTCTATGGCCCCTATGCGATGCTCACTTGAGAAGCCAGCTATAGTTCCCAGCCATAATATAAGGTGGAACTCCAAAAGTAGGCTTTTTGTTCAGCGGTTGGTGAATGGTGTGAAATACATCAACTACCACAGCAAGGGGAACAAAACCTTAGTTTTGTGTGCAAAAACTGCTGACACCATCAACACAACCAAGTCTGAGG CTTCTTCAGATACCACTTCACAGGATTCATTGGAGAAAAAGCCTTTGCAAAATGCCACTTTTCCTAATGGGTTCGAG GCTTTGGTATTAGAAGTCTGTGATGAGACTGAAATTGCtgaactgaaagtaaag GTTGGAGAGTTTGAGATGCATCTTAAGAGAAACATTGGAGCAACAAAAGCTCCTCTCTCTAACATTTCACCAACTACACCACCACCTATTCCAAGTGAACCCATGGTTGAATTGGCAGCTGgtacaccaccaccatcaccaccaaaGTCATCTCCAGAAAAGACCAACCCATTTGTAAATGTTTCTTTAGAGAAGTCATCAAAGTTGGCAGCATTGGAGGCTTCTGGTAACAATACCTATGTGCTGGTATCATCTCCCACG GTTGGCTTATTCCGAAGGGGTAGAACAGTGAAAGGGAAGAAGCAGCCTCCCATATGTAAAGAG GGTGATTTCATCAAAGAAGGGCAAGTCATAGGGTATTTAGATCAGTTTGGCACTGGACTTCCTGTTAAG TCCGATGTTGCTGGAGAAGTGCTAAAGCTTCTTGTTGAGGATGGAG AGCCCGTTGGTTACGGAGACCCCCTTATTGCTGTCTTGCCATCTTTCCATGACATCAAGTGA